The region TTCGAAGGCGAGCGGGCCTATGGCGGCGAGATCTTCAAGTCGACCGAGCATTCCGAGCGCCTCAAGAAATCGGGCCAAATCCTCGATTTCGAGATCCCCTACACGGTGGCCGAGATCGATGCGGCCAAGCGCCTCGTCCTGGAGAAGAACGGGATGAAGGACGCCTATCTGCGTCCCGTCGCCTGGCGCGGCTCGGAGATGATGGGCGTGGCCGCGCAGGACAACAAGATCCACCTTGCCATCGCAGCTTGGGAATGGCCGAGCTATTTCGACCCGGCTCAGAAGATGAAGGGCATCCGCATCGACATGGCGGAATACCGCCGTCCCGATCCGGCCACGGCCCCATCGGCCGCGAAGGCCGCGGGTCTCTACATGATCTGCACCATCTCCAAGCATAAGGCGGAGCGGAAGGGCTATGCCGATGCGCTCATGCTCGACTGGCAGGGCCGGGTTGCCGAATGCACCGGCGCCAACGTGTTCTTCATCCGCGACGGTGTCGTTCACACGCCGATCGCCGATTGCTTCCTTGATGGCATCACCCGCCGTACGGTGATCGATCTCGCCAAGCGTCGCGGCTTCGGGGTGGAAGAGCGCCGGATCATGCCGGAGGAGCTCCCGAGCTTCAACGAGTGCTTCATCACCGGCACGGCCGCCGAGGTCACGCCCGTGTCGGAGATCGGTCCCTACCGCTTCCAGCCCGGCAACATGACCAAGGTGCTGATGGAGGACTACTCGGCCGAGGTGCAGCCTAAGAGCAAGGCGGCTTAAGTCGCCCTGCAGCCACGCCCCCAAGCCCTCATTCGACGATCTCGTTCGTAACGCGCTCGCGGGTACTGCCTTACACCCTTCGAGGGGAGGAGCGCTCCTCCACCCTCATCCTGCGTCTCGAAGGATCGTCCTGGCGAGACCGGGACGACACCCTCCCACGTCATGGCCTGGCTTGACCCGGCCATCCCGATTGGTGAAGCGCCGCGCCTTTCCGATCGAGATCACCGGCACAAGGCCGGTGATGACGTGGCGGGGGTGGTCCCGGCCGTGCGGTGGTGTCATCCCCGGCGAGCGGAGCGAGGGAAGGGATCCACGATCAAGCGTCGAGCCATGGATTCCCTTCCCCTCCGCTGCGCTCCGGCCGGGAATGACAACCACGTCGTCATGGCCTCCCGGGACTTGATCCGGGGACCAGTGCCGTCCGTCCCGATCCTCTGAAGCACCGAGCCTAACCATATCGGGATCGCCGGGACTGATCCCCGGATCGGGTCCAGGCACGGCCAGGGCGGTACGAGATCTAAAAATCCTCCGCATCGGGAATGCGGTTGAAGGCGATTTTCGCCCCGGCATAGCCGCCGGGGATCGTGACCCAGGGCCCCCAGTGAAGGAGGGTCTTGCGGTGGGTTCCGTTCAGCCGGTCGGCGATGGTCGACAGATATTCCATCCGGCGTTTGAGCTGCGCCTCCGGCGTGTGGTCGAACAGATCGTCCTCGATCTCGCCCAGCGGCACCAGATCGTGCAGGGCGACATGCACGCTGCGGCTGCGATGCATTTCCTCCCGTTCGGCATGGAGAAAGAGGCGGCTGAGCGAGGCCAGCAGGGAGGGGTCGTCCCAGGTCGGCCGGAAGCGTTCCTCCCCATACCATCCGGCGCTGTTCCTGTCCGTCAGCCAGAGGGAAAGCGTCCGGGCCGAGAAGCCGGCGCGGCGCATGCGGGCCGCAGCTTTGGCGAGGAGAACCCGTGCCGCCGCATAGGCCCCGTTCAGGGAGCGCCAGTCCGACGGCAGAACCCGTCCATGCCCGAACATCCGGCGCTGAGTCTCGGGGCGTTCCACGGTATAGCCGTGGAGCCCCATCCAGAGCCGCTCTCCCTCGACGCTCCCCCAGAGTCGGCGCAGCTCCTTGGGCTGGAGCCGCCACAAGGCCTCCATGTCGGCGATTCCGGCACGGGCGAGGCGCGCCGCATTGCCTTGGGCGATGCCGGGGATATCCGTCAGATCCAGGGAAAGCAGGCGTCCCGGCAGATCATCCGGATGAAGGGCCACGAGGCCGTCGGGCTTTTCCATCTCGGCCGCGATCTTGGCCAGGAGGTCGTTGGGGCCGAGGCCGACCGAACAGGTGAGGGTCGGGCCGATCCCGGCGGCAATGGCCTCCTTGACGCGCCGCCCGATGTCGAGCGCCCGCGACCACTCGGCGGGCAGGAGCGCGCAGAGCATCTCGTCGATGGAGCAGACCGCCTTGACCGGAACAACGGTCTCGATGGTCCGGATGATGTCCTTGTGCAGGTCCACATACAGCTCGTGCCGCGCGGTCACGAGAACGAGGTCGGGGCATTGCCTGCGGGCGTCGCGCACGAAGGTGCCGCGCTTGATTCCCTTGGCCTTCGCCTCCCGGCTGGCGGCGATGAGGCCCGTGTGCTCGGAATCGACTGGGATCACCCCGACCGGCTTGCCGCGCAGATGCGGCTGAAGGTGCTGCTCGGCGCTGGCGAAGAAGGAATCGAAGTCGACGTAGAGCCGCTCCAGCCCGGTCGGTTTGCGCATCCCGCCACCTGCTTGCTGATCCAGAGCCTCGGACCCAAAAGTGGATTTGCACTTTTGGGATCCATCCGATGCTCCCGCCATTGATGAGCGCATCGTGCGGAAAACCGGATCCACTTTTCGCTGACGCGTCCCTCTGGGTCCGTACGATGTGCTAGAACGAATCAAGAACATAAGCTTGGCGGCGAGTCGAGGTCGGTATCTGTGGATAACGGGGATTAATCGGCCGGGTTAATCCTCCTTTCCTTGAGGAACCAAGGCTCTGTAAGTGTGTTCTCGCTTTGGAACAAAATGAGAACAATAGGAGTCCTGCATGTCTTCGCAAGGTAAAGCGGCAAGCCGCACTGCGGTTAACCATAAATCTTCCGCAGAGGGAGATAACCCGAAGGTTCATCCTGATCCTTCCGACAACCAGATCAAGGATCCGGACGAGTGGGTCTCCGGCGACGAGCCGATGACCGGCGCCCAAGCCTCGTATCTGAAGACCCTGTCCGAGCAGGCCCACGATCCGAAGGCTTTCGATCCCGGTCTCGACAAGGCCGAGGCCTCGAAGCGGATCGATCAGCTGAAGCAGAAGCAGGGGCGTTAAGGTCGACGCGCCGCCGCTGTCGCCTCTGGCTTTCACGAACGCGACAGCGGCGGCCAAAATCGAATGGCTCAGCCCTTCCGAAACCCTCCGGCTATCACCACATGGGGCCCAAGGAGCATTGTGCTCCAGAGGGATGGAAAACAGACACGATGATGAAATTTGCTTCTCGCCGCAGTCGGGTGATGGTCGCCTTAGCGGCGGCCCTGGTCCTTGCCGGAAGTGCGGCCGAGGCTCGCGTCGGCGGCCGGAGCAGTTTCGGCTCGCGCGGTGCACGCACCTACACACCTCCGCCGGCGACCCGGACGGCGCCCGAAGCGGCGGCCCCGATCCAGCGCTCGCAGATTCCGAACCAGGGTCCGAACATGACCCGGCCCGGTACACCGGCCCCGAACGTGGCGCAGCCGCGCCGTTTCGGCTTCGGCACGGGCCTGATGGCCGGCCTGTTTGGCGCGGGCCTGCTCGGCATGCTGTTCGGCCATGGCTTCTTCGGCGGCCTCGGCGGCCTTGCTTCGATCTTCGGCCTTCTGCTCCAGATCGGCCTCGTGGTCCTGCTGGTCTCATTCGCCATGAAGTGGTTCCGCAGGCGCCAGGAGCCGGCCTATGCCGGCCCTGATCAGGGCTATGCCCGGTCCATGGGCGGCAGCGTGCCGCCGACGGGCGGACGGCCCATGAGCGGCGGTTTGGGGGCTGGTTTAGGCGGTGGTCTCGGCAGTGCCCTGGGCGGCGCCCTCGGCGGCCGATCCCAGCAGGCTCAGGCCCGGCCGGGCGTGCGAGACGAGATCGGCATCGGCGAGAGCGATTACGCTGCCTTCGAGCGCGGCCTCGTCGAGATGCAGGACGCCTATTCGCGCGAAGACGTCGCGAAGCTCTGGCAGCTCGCCACGCCCGAGATGGCCGGCTACATCCAGGAAGAGCTCAACGACAACGCGGCCCGCGGCGTCGTGAACAAGCTTTCCAATGTGCGCCTGAACCAAGGCGATCTGTCGGAAGCCTGGCGTGAGGGCAGCACGGATTACGCGACCGTCGCCATGCGCTTCGGCATTACCGACGTGATGACGGACCGGGCTACGGGCCGTGTGGTGGAAGGCGACCCGAACAAGGTCGAGGAGGCGACGGAGCTCTGGACCTTCCGCCGGGACCAGGGCGGTTCCTGGAAGGTCTCGGCGATCCAGCAGGCCTAATTCCCGATCACGCGAATACGAAAGCGGCCGGTCTCCACCGGCCGCTTTTTTGTGTTCGGGATGGGGAGACGGGACCTATTCGGCCGCCGCACGCCGGCCCGCATGCGAACCTTCGCGGACTTCCTCGATGATCTTGCTTACGAAGGCATCGAGATCGCCCGGGTTGCGGCTGGTGATGAGGCCCTGATCGGTCACGACCGTCTCGTCCCGCCACTGGCCGCCGGCATTGATCACGTCCGTCTTGATCGAGTGATAGGACGTGCATTGCTTGCCTTTGATCACGCCGGCCTCGATGAGAAGCCAGGGTGCGTGGCAGATGGCGGCCAGGGTCTTGCCGGAAGAATAGAAGGCACGGATGATCTCGAGCGCCTTGGGCTCGGTGCGCAGCTTGTCGGGATTGATCTGTCCGCCGGGCAGGACGAGCGCATCGTAGTCGGCCGGGTTCACATCCTCGAGGTCCTTGTCGACGGAGACGGTCTTGCCCCAATCCGTCTTGTCCCAGCCGTAGATCTTGCCGGACTTCATGCGCGATTTCGGAGCCGCGATCTCGACCGTCGCACCGGCATCGGCGAGCTTTCCCTGCGGAACCGTGAGTTCCGATTCCTCGAAGCCATCGGTCGCCATGATGAGGATCTTGGCCTGTTTAATGTCAGGCATCGCATTCTCCATTCATTGAGGGATCTGTCTGAAAACGGATGGAAAGATGAGGGGTTCCGCTCGGTGGAACCCTGGCGGGACGCTCCTGTTGACCCAGTCATGGCTTTGGAAAAGAGGAAGAAACGATGACCAATCCAGGACTGCCGACCAACGATCCTGTTCCCGGCGGCAACATCCCGAGCGAGGTGCCGCCCGGATCCATGCCCGACGAGGAGCCGGATATCGGTCCGACGGGACCGCGCACGCCGTATCCCGTCAACGATCCGGGCATCACCGATCCGAAGGGGCCAGGCTCCGAACCCGATTACCTTCCGGGCAACCCGACGGATCCCGGTACGCGATTCTGATCCGGGTTGTCGGCCCGTGCTGAGCCGGCAGCGACCTCGGCGCCGGCTCAGATCTCGATGATGGCGTAAGGCTTGCCGTTCGGCTTCTCGATATGCTTGGCGACGTTGTAGACCGGCTGGCCGCCGGGCGTGCGTCCCTCGAAGCGGCCGCGATGCGCATGGCCATGAACGATGGCGCTGACCTTGAAGCGGTCGATGGTCTCCGCCAGACGTGACGAGCCCAGGAACGGATAGATCTCCAGCGGCTCACTCTCGATCGTGTCGGTGATCGGCGCATAGTGGAGAATGACCATGGAGCGCTTCGCACGCACCTGGCGCATGGCGTTTTCGAGCCGCAGCGTCTCGTTCATGGTCTCGCCGACGAACTGCTTGATGGCCGGCTCGCCGAAAGAGCCCAGCATGCGGCGCCCGAAGCCGCCGGCGAAGCCTTTCACGCCGACGAAACCGACGCCGTCGATCTCGACGGATTGTCCGTCGAGGATACGCATGCCGGCATCGCGGAGAATGTGCGTCACCTCTTCGTGCGCACCGCATTCGTAATCGTGGTTGCCGAGAACGCCGACCACAGGAACCGAGCAGGACTTGATGTCCTGCGCCAGAAGCTCGGCTTCCTTCGGTTTGCCGAGATCGGTGAGATCCCCGGCAAGAACCAGGACATCGGCCTCCCTTGAGATTTCGCCGAACAGGTCGCGATAGGACGTCCAGTTGTCTTCGCGAACATGAAGGTCGCCCATGGCCGCGACCTTCATGACGTGCTGTGGTTCGTCACTCATTCCGCCATTCACCTTCGCCGCCGACATCGGCGAAGCCCCATTGCTTGACATCGATCTCGTAATCGATGCGGGAGAACATTCGTCCGCGACAGACCTTCATCTGCGGCGGCGGAAGATCGAGCTGCTTGGAAAGCCTGTCGAGGAGCTCGTCCATCACCCAGCGCGGAACCTTGTCGCGCTCCGACGGGTAGATCCAACGGAAGTTGAGCAGGTGCATGAGCAGCACCTCCCAATGAACTTCCATGTAGGCGAGCAGGGCATGCCAGTCGATCTGGTCGTGCGCCTTCAGAATCGTGTGCGCCACGTCCGCGCCGTCATAGCGGTGGCGCAGCTGGATGAAGCATTTCGACCAGACGAGCTCGGTCGGCCCGACGATACGAACCGGGGTGCCGAAGACCTCGATCTGGCGCGCGCGCTCGAACCACTGGTCGCCGATCGGCATGGTGCCGTTCGACGAGGCGAAGATCACGTCGAAGAAGTACTGACCCTTGAAAACCTTGCCGAGCCAGCGGTCGTCCTCGATCTCGACGGAATAGCCGATGCTCTTGAAATGCGACAGGACGCGGGTGTAGTCGCCGGCCTTGCAGAAGATGTCGAGGTCCTTGGTCGGCCGGGTGATCCCCGTATAGGCCGATAGGGCATAGGTGCCGGCGAGCAGGAAGGGCAGGCCGAGGTTGTTCAGCTCCCGAAGAGCCTCGGCATAGAAGGCTTCGGATTCCGGGTATTTGAGGGTCGGTTCCGCCTTGGCATCCATGAGAGGGACGCCGTGATGGGAACCTGAAACGAGATCTGGGTCGTGAACTGCCATGGCCTTGTCCAAGCGCGGCCAAGAATGCCCCGCGTTCGACAACAGAATGGCCGAAGTGAAGTTCCGTACCGGCCGAGTTCAATGCCGGAAGGATCGGCAGGCCCGGATCAAGCTTTCTTGAGCTTGGAGCTGTGCCGGATTCTCGCGCACCGAACCGGATCCACGACGCCGAAGAACGCCCTAATGATCTCCGTGCGAGACACGGACATCGCGCGGGCTGTTGAGAATTTCGAGCAGACTCTGGGCGATGTGGCGGGCTTCGTCGTCCTTGAGGCGCAACAGGAAGGGCGGCATCATGCCGGCCTGGAGAGCCACCACGGCCATGCCGTGCTCGTCCATGCCGACGTCGATGGTCTGAGAGGTCACGTCCACCAGCTCTTCCGGGGTGTCGTCGCCGCCCTCCTCGGAGGATTCGCCGATGGCGGTGAGCAACTGGCTCACGGCCCTGACGAGCGAGCGTGCAGCATGAGGATCCATGACCACGGCGGTCGATTGCTCGCCCTTCTGGAATGCCAGTTGGATGTTGTCGCCTTCGAGCGTGACTGAAATACCTGCCATAAGCGTCCTCGTCTTTCCCATCTCCCATATGGGGAGCGCCTGTGTCAGGGAAAGGCTACGACCTTCGTACGACAGATGTGCCTCGCCCCCAAGGGGAGAAGCACAGCCTGGTAAACCGGGGCAGGGCGGGTCAGATCCCGCTTTCCGAAGAGCCGCCCGGTCGCCGCCGGGTCGAAGCGGCCCGGCCGGCGCCGGAGGTTTCCACCAAGCCGGTGCTTCCCGCGCCCGCCGCGCCTACGCCCGACATCGTAGAACCGCCAATCCCCGCATCCGCCTGCTGCTGGACCCTAAGGTTGTTCTGCACGTGAGTGACGCCGGAGACCGCCTCGGCCAGATCCTCCGCGTGCCGCTTCTCGAAGCGACTGTTCACGGTGCCGGTGAGCGTCACCTCACGGTTCTCCACCCGCACCTCGATCTCCGACGCGTCGACATGCGGATCCTCCGTAAGACGATCGTTCAAGTCTTCCGTGATGCGGGCGTCCGAGCGCTGATAACCTTTCGGCCCGCGCCCTCGATGCATGCCGACCTCGCGCATGTCCCGTTCGCGGCGGCGTTCCGCTCCCTCGTCGCCGAACCAGGACCGGACCTCGTCGCCCGCCCGTTCGAAGAAGCCGCGATCCTCGTTGTAGTCGCGCGAGCCGCGTCCGAAGCTCTCCGATCCGGAACGGTTCCGGCCATACCGGTCCTGCCCGAACTGATCCGGGTCGCGGCGGCGGTCGGAGCCGAAGAAGGGCCTCTCATAGCCCCCGCGATCCTCGCCGACCACATCGCGCCAGTCCAGGGACGAGCCGCCGCTGCCGTAGCCGGCCGAGTCGCCGTAATCGCGCTCGCGGACTTCACGCTCCAGGCGCCAGCCGTCGTCCTCTCCCGACCGGGAACCCCGCTCGTATCCCGCGGCCCGGTTGCCGAAGCCTCGGCGGGCGATGTAGCCTTCGTCCTCGCGGTCGCGCCAGTCGAAATCCTGATTTCCGTAGCGGCGTTCATGGGCCATGGGAGTGCTCCTCGTCATCATGAAACGGGCCACCCGGAGGGTGGTGTCGCGCAACCAACGTGAAGGCCGGGCGAGTGTTCCTGGGTGTGAACGCCACAACCCGCCGAGGTTTTTCCAAGGCCGCGCTTGAACGCTTGGGCCGCAGCCCGCATTGACCGGAACGGAATTCTCGAGCGAGCCGAGGTGCAAGATGGCGGATCTGTCCGGTTTGAGCGACGACGCGCTGGCGGTCTTCGCCTTCGCCGCCTATCACGAGCTGTCGAGCGGTCAGCGGATCCGCGGCGTGGTCCAGAAGGACGGCGTCGGCCACAAGGCCAGCGACGCCGCTGTGGACGAACTCGACGGACGGGGCTTCGTCAAGTCCGACGGGCAGGAGATCGTCTTCACCCTGGCCGGTGAGGAAGCCTTGCAGCACATCGTGTCCGGGATCCGCCAGAGCGGCCGGAATCCCTGATTCTCCACAGCCGTGCCGTTCCTCTCCCGGCCGGGCCTTTGCCTTGTAATTGCCCCATCTGTGCCTTAGGTACAGGCCATCGACATTTGGCCGGACGACTGGGCTTCCCGCTTTGGCACTGCCGGGCGCACGTTCCTTCTCTCTACCATCTATCGACTAACGGGTGGCTGGCCCCAGGCCCTCATCCACGTGCAATCGACAGTGAAAAGGATTTCCCAATGGAACAGGGAACCGTGAAGTGGTACAATGAAACCAAGGGTTATGGTTTCATCCAGCCCGACAACGGCGGCAAGGACGTGTTCGTTCATGCGACCGCTCTCGAGCGGGCCGGCATGCGCGGCTTGCGCGAAGGCCAGAAGATCTCTTACGAGCTTCAGACCGACCAGCGCACCGGCCGCCAGTCTGCAGTGAACCTGCAGAACGCGTAAGGTTTAATGCCGGAGGGCGTGCCCCGCACGTCCTCTTGCAGATAGCCGTTCCGGTTCAGGGGCGGCTTTTTTGTTATGGGAAAGGCTTTGCATGGCAAAGGAAGAACTAATCACCTTCGAGGGACTTGTGACCGAGATTCTGCCCGATGCGCGCTACCGCGTGCAGCTCGACAACGGACACGAGGTCATCGCCTACACGGCCGGAAAGATGAAGAAGAACCGCATCAAGACCCTGGCCGGTGACCGCGTGACCGTCGAGATGTCGCCCTACGATCTGGAAAAGGGCCGACTGATCTTCCGTCACAAGGATTCGGGTGCCTCTTCCGGTCCGCGCCCGCCGCAGCGCGGCAATCAGCAGTTCCGGCGCCGCTAAAACCACAGGCGCTCCCGGGGGTGCGCCTGTCGGCAGTAAGCTCCTGGCTTGCCTTGAGACCCGTCACGCGACCGCGTGCATCACCGAGAGGGTGACGCGGTCGGGACCGAGATCCTCCTCCATGTCGGTGAAGTGCATGAGTTCGGCGAGACGGTTGCGGGCGCGGTTGACGCGGCTCTTGATGGTGCCGACCGCGCAGCCGCAGATCTCCGCCGCCTGC is a window of Microvirga lotononidis DNA encoding:
- a CDS encoding branched-chain amino acid aminotransferase, with product MSATPFDQRDGWIWYDGQIVPWKDAKLHVLSHGLHYGSSVFEGERAYGGEIFKSTEHSERLKKSGQILDFEIPYTVAEIDAAKRLVLEKNGMKDAYLRPVAWRGSEMMGVAAQDNKIHLAIAAWEWPSYFDPAQKMKGIRIDMAEYRRPDPATAPSAAKAAGLYMICTISKHKAERKGYADALMLDWQGRVAECTGANVFFIRDGVVHTPIADCFLDGITRRTVIDLAKRRGFGVEERRIMPEELPSFNECFITGTAAEVTPVSEIGPYRFQPGNMTKVLMEDYSAEVQPKSKAA
- a CDS encoding Y-family DNA polymerase; protein product: MRKPTGLERLYVDFDSFFASAEQHLQPHLRGKPVGVIPVDSEHTGLIAASREAKAKGIKRGTFVRDARRQCPDLVLVTARHELYVDLHKDIIRTIETVVPVKAVCSIDEMLCALLPAEWSRALDIGRRVKEAIAAGIGPTLTCSVGLGPNDLLAKIAAEMEKPDGLVALHPDDLPGRLLSLDLTDIPGIAQGNAARLARAGIADMEALWRLQPKELRRLWGSVEGERLWMGLHGYTVERPETQRRMFGHGRVLPSDWRSLNGAYAAARVLLAKAAARMRRAGFSARTLSLWLTDRNSAGWYGEERFRPTWDDPSLLASLSRLFLHAEREEMHRSRSVHVALHDLVPLGEIEDDLFDHTPEAQLKRRMEYLSTIADRLNGTHRKTLLHWGPWVTIPGGYAGAKIAFNRIPDAEDF
- a CDS encoding DUF3072 domain-containing protein, producing the protein MSSQGKAASRTAVNHKSSAEGDNPKVHPDPSDNQIKDPDEWVSGDEPMTGAQASYLKTLSEQAHDPKAFDPGLDKAEASKRIDQLKQKQGR
- a CDS encoding Tim44 domain-containing protein encodes the protein MMKFASRRSRVMVALAAALVLAGSAAEARVGGRSSFGSRGARTYTPPPATRTAPEAAAPIQRSQIPNQGPNMTRPGTPAPNVAQPRRFGFGTGLMAGLFGAGLLGMLFGHGFFGGLGGLASIFGLLLQIGLVVLLVSFAMKWFRRRQEPAYAGPDQGYARSMGGSVPPTGGRPMSGGLGAGLGGGLGSALGGALGGRSQQAQARPGVRDEIGIGESDYAAFERGLVEMQDAYSREDVAKLWQLATPEMAGYIQEELNDNAARGVVNKLSNVRLNQGDLSEAWREGSTDYATVAMRFGITDVMTDRATGRVVEGDPNKVEEATELWTFRRDQGGSWKVSAIQQA
- a CDS encoding type 1 glutamine amidotransferase domain-containing protein, which encodes MPDIKQAKILIMATDGFEESELTVPQGKLADAGATVEIAAPKSRMKSGKIYGWDKTDWGKTVSVDKDLEDVNPADYDALVLPGGQINPDKLRTEPKALEIIRAFYSSGKTLAAICHAPWLLIEAGVIKGKQCTSYHSIKTDVINAGGQWRDETVVTDQGLITSRNPGDLDAFVSKIIEEVREGSHAGRRAAAE
- a CDS encoding metallophosphoesterase family protein; the protein is MSDEPQHVMKVAAMGDLHVREDNWTSYRDLFGEISREADVLVLAGDLTDLGKPKEAELLAQDIKSCSVPVVGVLGNHDYECGAHEEVTHILRDAGMRILDGQSVEIDGVGFVGVKGFAGGFGRRMLGSFGEPAIKQFVGETMNETLRLENAMRQVRAKRSMVILHYAPITDTIESEPLEIYPFLGSSRLAETIDRFKVSAIVHGHAHRGRFEGRTPGGQPVYNVAKHIEKPNGKPYAIIEI
- a CDS encoding nucleotidyltransferase family protein → MAVHDPDLVSGSHHGVPLMDAKAEPTLKYPESEAFYAEALRELNNLGLPFLLAGTYALSAYTGITRPTKDLDIFCKAGDYTRVLSHFKSIGYSVEIEDDRWLGKVFKGQYFFDVIFASSNGTMPIGDQWFERARQIEVFGTPVRIVGPTELVWSKCFIQLRHRYDGADVAHTILKAHDQIDWHALLAYMEVHWEVLLMHLLNFRWIYPSERDKVPRWVMDELLDRLSKQLDLPPPQMKVCRGRMFSRIDYEIDVKQWGFADVGGEGEWRNE
- a CDS encoding BON domain-containing protein; its protein translation is MAHERRYGNQDFDWRDREDEGYIARRGFGNRAAGYERGSRSGEDDGWRLEREVRERDYGDSAGYGSGGSSLDWRDVVGEDRGGYERPFFGSDRRRDPDQFGQDRYGRNRSGSESFGRGSRDYNEDRGFFERAGDEVRSWFGDEGAERRRERDMREVGMHRGRGPKGYQRSDARITEDLNDRLTEDPHVDASEIEVRVENREVTLTGTVNSRFEKRHAEDLAEAVSGVTHVQNNLRVQQQADAGIGGSTMSGVGAAGAGSTGLVETSGAGRAASTRRRPGGSSESGI
- a CDS encoding cold-shock protein — encoded protein: MEQGTVKWYNETKGYGFIQPDNGGKDVFVHATALERAGMRGLREGQKISYELQTDQRTGRQSAVNLQNA
- the infA gene encoding translation initiation factor IF-1, with amino-acid sequence MAKEELITFEGLVTEILPDARYRVQLDNGHEVIAYTAGKMKKNRIKTLAGDRVTVEMSPYDLEKGRLIFRHKDSGASSGPRPPQRGNQQFRRR